The Natator depressus isolate rNatDep1 chromosome 8, rNatDep2.hap1, whole genome shotgun sequence genome window below encodes:
- the LOC141992672 gene encoding protocadherin gamma-A12-like produces MADKARLRNCKRLALFCFTLVTAWETVSGKIRYSIPEEMQKGSFVGNILKDLGLDLKELSDRGVRIVSTGRTQYFALNLKSGHLITTDRMDREQICGQLETCLLHLEVLVEDKVKLFIVDVEVTDINDNAPRFQEDELEFRISELAAVGTRYSLEEAQDPDVGASSVQGYYLSSNKHFSLDVQTGADGDKYAELVLEKSLDREEQDVHDLILTATDGGDPVRSGTAQIRVIVLDANDNAPVFSQPVYKVSVLENVPVGSLLLTVNATDPDEAINSEVTYSLRKMKDKASQIFQVDSKTGEISTVGNLDYEEAASYEMEVQAKDVGDLSARSKVLVTVIDVNDNAPKITIASLFSSVSEDNPPGTLIALLNIRDKDSGENGEVTCSIPGNLPFRLQKSFDNYYSLVTDRPLDRERVSDYNVTITATDRGAPNLASKTTILVQLSDINDNAPIFNQTSYTLYITENNPRGASVCSLKANDPDSGENARVTYSITGTQNQEAPLSSFISINSETGALYALRSFDYEQFREIRFQVQAQDGGSPPLSSNVSVTLFILDRNDNSPHILHPSFPTDGSTGVELAPLSSEPGYLVTKVVAVDADSGQNAWLSYQLLKATEPGLFSVGLHSGEIRTARSFVDKDALKQSLVVLVKDNGQPPLSATATVTVVVADSIPEILSDLSSLSAPADPQSSLTLYLVIAVASVSCLFFTFILVLLALRLRRWRNSQLFDSSSVTFSGVPVSQFVGIDGVRAFLHSYSHEVSLTTDSRKSQFTLPKLNCSSTPTCQSIDKKKESVLMSENLSVSNGVQPLLQRRNNLINSLSVPEKGWILSGQMI; encoded by the exons ATGGCGGATAAAGCAAGGCTCCGCAACTGCAAAAGACTAGCCCTGTTCTGCTTTACATTGGTTACCGCTTGGGAGACAGTTTCTGGGAAAATTCGCTATTCGATTCCTGAAGAAATGCAGAAAGGCTCTTTCGTGGGGAATATCTTAAAGGATCTGGGACTGGATTTAAAGGAACTCTCAGACCGGGGAGTCCGCATTGTTTCCACAGGTAGGACTCAGTATTTTGCTCTGAATCTTAAGAGCGGCCATTTAATCACCACAGACAGAATGGACAGAGAGCAAATCTGTGGCCAGCTAGAGACGTGTCTGTTACATCTTGAGGTTCTTGTTGAGGATAAAGTGAAGCTTTTCATAGTTGACGTTGAAGTCACAGATATTAATGACAATGCGCCCCGCTTCCAGGAAGATGAATTGGAATTTAGAATCAGTGAGTTAGCCGCTGTGGGAACCCGATATTCTCTTGAGGAGGCGCAGGATCCAGATGTGGGAGCCAGTTCTGTGCAGGGCTATTATCTCAGCAGTAACAAACACTTCTCTCTGGATGTGCAAACGGGAGCTGATGGAGACAAATATGCCGAACTGGTGCTGGAAAAATCTCTAGACCGGGAAGAACAAGATGTTCACGATCTAATTCTCACAGCCACTGACGGGGGAGATCCAGTTAGGTCCGGAACTGCACAGATCCGCGTTATTGTCCTTGACGCAAATGACAATGCACCAGTTTTCAGTCAGCCTGTCTATAAAGTGAGTGTTTTGGAAAATGTGCCCGTCGGGTCTCTGCTGCTGACAGTAAACGCCACAGATCCGGACGAAGCGATAAATTCGGAGGTCACATATTCACTCCGGAAGATGAAAGACAAAGCGTCCCAGATATTCCAGGTGGATTCTAAAACGGGGGAAATATCAACTGTGGGAAACCTGGATTATGAGGAAGCTGCATCATATGAAATGGAAGTTCAAGCAAAGGACGTTGGAGACCTCTCGGCCAGGTCTAAAGTCCTGGTTACGGTGATTGATGTTAATGATAATGCTCCCAAAATAACAATCGCTTCTCTCTTCAGCTCAGTCAGCGAAGACAACCCTCCAGGGACTCTGATTGCTCTATTAAACATCAGAGATAAAGATTCTGGAGAGAATGGAGAGGTCACATGTTCCATACCCGGCAACCTGCCATTCAGGTTACAGAAATCATTTGACAATTATTACAGCTTGGTGACTGACAGACCCCTGGACCGTGAGCGGGTCTCGGATTACAATGTGACGATCACAGCCACAGACCGAGGGGCTCCAAATTTGGCTTCCAAAACAACAATTTTAGTGCAACTTTCAGACATAAACGACAACGCTCCCATCTTCAACCAGACATCCTACACTTTGTACATCACGGAGAACAATCCCAGAGGAGCTTCCGTTTGTTCCCTGAAAGCGAATGATCCTGACTCGGGGGAGAACGCCAGAGTCACTTACTCCATTACTGGAACTCAGAACCAGGAAGCTCCGCTCTCCTCCTTCATCTCCATTAACTCCGAGACTGGGGCTCTCTACGCTCTGCGCTCCTTCGATTACGAACAGTTCCGGGAGATTCGGTTCCAAGTGcaggctcaggatgggggttccccacctctcagcagtAATGTCTCCGTCACTCTCTTTATACTGGATCGGAATGACAACAGCCCGCACATCTTACACCCCTCCTTTCCCACCGATGGCTCCACGGGAGTGGAGTTGGCCCCTCTCTCCTCCGAGCCGGGTTACCTGGTCACTAAGGTGGTGGCGGTGGATGCAGACTCCGGGCAGAACGCCTGGCTCTCCTACCAGCTGCTGAAGGCTACAGAGCCGGGGCTCTTCTCTGTAGGACTCCACAGCGGCGAGATCAGGACAGCCCGCTCCTTTGTAGACAAAGATGCGCTCAAGCAAAGTCTGGTGGTTTTAGTGAAGGACAACGGGcagccccctctctctgccacgGCCACCGTCACGGTGGTGGTGGCTGACAGCATCCCCGAAATCCTCTCCGATTTAAGCAGCCTCTCAGCTCCTGCAGACCCCCAGTCCAGCCTCACCTTGTATTTGGTGATCGCTGTGGCTTCCGTTTCCTGCTTGTTCTTTACCTTTATCCTAGTGTTACTGGCCCTGAGGCTCCGCAGGTGGAGAAACTCGCAGCTGTTTGACTCCTCGAGTGTGACTTTCAGTGGAGTTCCCGTCTCGCAGTTTGTGGGGATCGATGGAGTCAGAGCTTTTCTTCACTCCTACTCACATGAGGTTTCTCTAACCACGGACTCCAGAAAAAGTCAATTTACCCTACCAAAATTAAACTGTTCAAGTACCCCAACGTGTCAGTCAATTGATAAAAAAAAGGAATCCGTCCTCATGTCGGAGAATTTGAGTGTGAGCAATGGGGTCCAGCCACTCCTTCAG AGGAGGAACAACCTTATTAATTCTCTGAGTGTTCCAGAAAAGGGCTGGATACTTTCTGGGCAGATGATTTAG
- the LOC141992673 gene encoding protocadherin gamma-A4-like, whose protein sequence is MADTQRFRVCKKRVQFYFILATFWEAVSGQIRYSIPEEMQKGSIVGNIAKDLGLDIKELSDHSVRIVSTGRTPYFALNLKSGHLITTERIDREQICGRIEKCLLIFEVLIEDEVKIFAVEVEITDINDNAPSFQAKELDLKISEITAVGIRISLQEAQDPDVGINSIQSYQLSNNKHFSLDVQTGSDGVKYAELVLEKSLDRETQSVHKLTLTATDGGDPVRSATAQIRVVVVDANDNAPLFTQPVYKVSVLENAPQGSLIITIHATDRDEGQNSEVTFSFRKITEKASQIFQLHPRTGEISTVGDLDYEEAALYEMEVEAKDIGDLSARCKVLVTLIDVNDNTPKIAMTSLFNSVSENSPPGTVISILNLRDRDSGKNGEVTCSIPANLPFRLQKSFGNYYSLVTDTSLDRERVSNYSITITATDRGTPPLSSTTNILVQLSDINDNSPIFNQTSYTLYITENNPRGASFGSLKANDSDLEENARVTYSINEGHINEAPLSSISINSETGALYALRSFDYEQFREIRFQVQAQDGGSPPLSSNVSVTLFILDQNDNSPHILHPSFPTDGSTGVELAPRSSEPGYLVTKVVAVDADSGQNAWLSYQLLKATEPGLFSVGLHSGEIRTARSFVDKDALKQSLVVLVKDNGQPPLSATATVTVVVADSIPEILSDLSSLSAPADPQSSLTLYLVIAVASVSCLFFTFILVLLALRLRRWRNSQLFDSSSVTFSGVPVSQFVGIDGVRAFLHSYSHEGSLTTDSRKSQFNFSKSNYANTVTRQQTCVIKDPILVTEDLNISNGDQTSIQVR, encoded by the coding sequence ATGGCGGATACACAAAGGTTCCGGGTCTGCAAAAAGAGAGTCCAGTTCTACTTTATATTGGCTACCTTTTGGGAGGCGGTTTCTGGGCAAATTCGCTATTCGATTCCCGAGGAAATGCAGAAAGGCTCCATTGTTGGGAATATCGCAAAGGATCTGGGACTGGATATAAAGGAGCTCTCAGACCACAGCGTCCGCATTGTTTCCACAGGTAGGACTCCCTATTTTGCTTTGAATCTTAAGAGCGGGCATTTAATTACCACAGAAAGGATAGACAGAGAGCAGATCTGTGGCCGGATCGAGAAGTGTCTCTTAATTTTTGAGGTTCTTATTGAGGATGAAGTGAAGATTTTCGCAGTTGAAGTTGAAATCACAGATATTAATGACAATGCTCCCAGCTTCCAAGCGAAGGAGTTAGATTTAAAAATTAGTGAGATTACAGCTGTGGGGATCCGGATTTCCCTGCAGGAGGCGCAGGATCCAGATGTGGGAATTAATTCCATCCAGAGCTATCAACTGAGCAATAACAAACACTTTTCTCTGGATGTGCAAACTGGATCTGATGGTGTTAAATATGCGGAACTAGTGCTGGAAAAGTCTCTGGACCGGGAAACGCAGAGTGTCCATAAATTAACTCTCACAGCAACTGACGGGGGAGATCCAGTCAGATCTGCCACTGCTCAGATCCGTGTTGTGGTTGTGGATGCCAATGACAATGCCCCGCTTTTTACTCAGCCGGTCTATAAAGTGAGTGTTTTGGAAAACGCGCCTCAAGGGTCCTTGATAATTACAATACACGCCACTGACCGGGATGAGGGACAGAATTCTGAGGTAaccttttcatttagaaaaattaCAGAAAAGGCGTCTCAGATATTCCAGCTTCACCCTAGGACAGGAGAAATATCAACGGTAGGTGACCTGGACTACGAGGAAGCTGCATTATATGAAATGGAAGTGGAGGCAAAGGATATTGGAGATCTCTCCGCCAGGTGCAAAGTTCTGGTAACGCTTATTGATGTCAATGATAATACCCCCAAAATTGCAATGACTTCCCTGTTCAACTCAGTCTCTGAGAATTCTCCCCCCGGAACAGTAATCTCGATATTAAATTTGCGAGACAGAGATTCCGGCAAGAATGGTGAGGTCACGTGCTCCATACCAGCCAACCTTCCATTCCGGTTACAGAAGTCATTTGGCAATTACTACAGTTTGGTGACTGACACATCACTGGACAGGGAGCGGGTCTCGAACTACAGTATAACTATCACAGCCACAGACCGAGGGACCCCTCCTTTATCCTCAACAACAAACATTTTAGTACAGCTTTCAGACATAAACGACAACTCTCCTATCTTCAACCAGACATCCTACACTTTGTACATCACAGAGAACAATCCCAGAGGAGCTTCCTTTGGTTCCCTGAAAGCGAATGATTCCGACCTGGAGGAGAACGCCCGAGTCACTTACTCTATTAATGAAGGACATATAAATGAAGCTCCACTCTCCTCCATCTCCATTAACTCCGAGACTGGGGCTCTCTACGCTCTGCGCTCCTTCGATTATGAACAGTTCCGGGAGATTCGGTTCCAAGTGcaggctcaggatgggggttccccacctctcagcagtAATGTCTCCGTCACTCTCTTTATACTGGATCAGAATGACAACAGCCCGCACATCTTACACCCCTCCTTTCCCACCGATGGCTCCACGGGAGTGGAGTTGGCCCCTCGCTCCTCCGAGCCGGGTTACCTGGTCACTAAGGTGGTGGCGGTGGATGCAGACTCCGGGCAGAACGCCTGGCTCTCCTACCAGCTGCTGAAGGCTACAGAGCCGGGACTCTTCTCTGTGGGACTCCACAGCGGCGAGATCAGGACAGCCCGCTCCTTTGTAGACAAAGATGCGCTCAAGCAAAGTCTGGTGGTTTTGGTGAAGGACAACGGGcagccccctctctctgccacgGCCACTGTCACAGTGGTGGTGGCTGACAGCATCCCCGAAATCCTCTCCGATTTAAGCAGCCTCTCAGCTCCTGCAGACCCCCAGTCCAGCCTCACCTTGTATTTGGTGATCGCTGTGGCTTCCGTTTCCTGCTTGTTCTTTACCTTTATCCTAGTGTTACTGGCCCTGAGGCTCCGCAGGTGGAGAAACTCGCAGCTGTTTGACTCCTCGAGTGTGACTTTCAGTGGAGTTCCCGTCTCGCAGTTTGTGGGGATCGATGGAGTCAGAGCTTTTCTTCACTCCTACTCACATGAAGGTTCTCTAACCACGGACTCCAGAAAGAGCCAATTCAACTTCTCCAAATCAAACTATGCAAATACCGTGACCAGACAGCAAACTTGTGTGATAAAGGATCCTATTCTAGTTACTGAAGATTTAAACATTAGTAATGGGGATCAGACCTCCATTCAGGTGAGGTAA